From a single Streptomyces sp. 1331.2 genomic region:
- a CDS encoding helix-turn-helix domain-containing protein, whose product MAALRCLLAGVTDDPSDRGNTDDSPSTSHVIPSSDNFTLKWTPRQGARQTWATSPRKGPMPPRLSPTLRQRRIGTELRKMREAAGLSTATLSRDLGIDRTQVSQIEAARVGVSPERLRSFAAACKCMNEPLIDALESMVQDRSKGWWEQYRGTVPEGFIENAELEKTSRELMLWVLTHMPGPCQTLNYASAVFGRVFPPLPRHELEARTAFRMQRKADLRRNPKPVTAYIYESALWTRFGGPQILKEQLGSLLEDSELPWMTIRVVPFDIETFPGAVENLTYAFGAIPELDTVEQESSRDSVHLDAISELTSYRSIFERTESLALSENDSRDFIRKIAREL is encoded by the coding sequence ATGGCTGCTCTGCGGTGCTTGCTAGCAGGCGTTACTGACGATCCGTCGGATCGAGGTAACACTGACGATAGCCCATCGACGTCACATGTGATTCCAAGTTCAGATAACTTCACCCTCAAGTGGACCCCGCGCCAAGGAGCGCGGCAGACTTGGGCCACCTCGCCAAGGAAGGGACCAATGCCGCCACGACTCAGCCCGACGCTCCGTCAACGCCGTATCGGGACCGAGCTTCGGAAGATGCGCGAGGCCGCAGGGCTATCGACCGCCACCCTCAGCAGAGACCTCGGCATCGACAGGACTCAGGTCAGCCAAATAGAGGCGGCCAGGGTCGGCGTGAGCCCGGAACGACTCCGGTCCTTCGCTGCTGCCTGCAAGTGCATGAACGAGCCCCTGATCGACGCCCTGGAGTCCATGGTCCAGGACCGCTCCAAGGGCTGGTGGGAGCAGTACCGCGGCACCGTCCCGGAGGGCTTTATCGAAAACGCGGAGTTGGAGAAGACCTCCCGCGAGCTCATGCTCTGGGTCCTCACCCACATGCCTGGCCCGTGCCAGACGCTCAACTACGCTTCGGCGGTGTTCGGGCGGGTCTTCCCTCCACTTCCTCGGCACGAGCTGGAGGCACGCACCGCGTTCAGAATGCAGCGCAAGGCCGACCTGCGCCGCAATCCGAAGCCAGTGACGGCCTATATCTACGAATCGGCGCTATGGACTCGATTCGGCGGACCCCAGATCCTCAAGGAACAACTCGGTTCTCTACTGGAAGACTCCGAGCTGCCCTGGATGACCATCCGAGTCGTTCCATTCGACATCGAGACCTTCCCTGGCGCTGTCGAAAACCTCACCTACGCGTTCGGCGCCATCCCGGAACTTGATACCGTCGAGCAGGAGTCCTCCCGAGACTCCGTGCACCTCGATGCGATCAGCGAGCTGACCAGCTATCGATCCATCTTCGAGCGGACTGAATCGCTCGCGTTGAGTGAGAACGATTCCCGCGACTTCATCCGCAAGATCGCACGAGAGCTGTGA
- a CDS encoding IS481 family transposase, whose protein sequence is MPHSNAPLTETGRLRLARCVVEDGWPLRRAAERFQVSPTTAKRWADRYRAHGEAGMSDRSSRPHHSPRRTPTRTERRIIKVRVLRRWGPARIAYLLRLNPATVHRVLTRYRLARLTHLDRATGRVIRRYEHSAPGELVHVDIKKLGNIPHGGGHRVLSRQAGRRTRSGTGYSYLHNAVDDHSRLAYSEILPDERKETAAAFWARANAFFARAGITVQRVMTDNGACYKSHAWCDALAAEGIAHKRTRPYRPQTNGKVERFNRTLLDEWAYARPYQTEQERRDAYPAWLHTYNHHRGHTALAGKPPASRIPNLTGQNT, encoded by the coding sequence ATGCCGCACTCTAATGCACCGTTGACCGAGACCGGACGCCTGCGCCTGGCCCGCTGCGTCGTCGAGGACGGCTGGCCGCTGCGGCGGGCCGCCGAACGCTTCCAAGTCTCACCGACCACGGCCAAGCGCTGGGCCGACCGCTACCGCGCCCACGGCGAGGCGGGCATGAGCGACCGCTCCAGCCGCCCTCACCACAGCCCCCGCCGGACCCCGACCCGCACCGAGCGTCGGATCATCAAGGTCCGCGTCCTGCGACGCTGGGGCCCGGCACGCATCGCCTACCTGCTGCGACTCAACCCGGCCACCGTGCACCGGGTCCTGACCCGCTACCGCCTCGCCCGCCTGACCCACCTCGACCGCGCCACCGGCCGCGTCATCCGACGCTACGAGCACTCCGCGCCCGGCGAGCTGGTGCACGTCGACATCAAGAAGCTCGGCAACATTCCCCACGGCGGCGGCCACAGGGTGCTCAGCCGCCAGGCCGGCCGCAGGACCCGCTCCGGGACCGGATACAGCTACCTCCACAACGCCGTCGACGACCACTCCCGCCTGGCCTACAGCGAGATCCTGCCCGACGAACGCAAGGAGACCGCCGCCGCATTCTGGGCCCGGGCGAACGCCTTCTTCGCCCGGGCCGGGATCACCGTCCAGCGGGTGATGACCGACAACGGCGCCTGCTACAAGTCACACGCCTGGTGCGATGCCCTCGCCGCCGAGGGCATCGCACACAAACGCACACGGCCCTACCGGCCGCAGACCAACGGCAAGGTCGAACGCTTCAACCGCACCCTGCTCGACGAATGGGCCTACGCACGGCCCTACCAAACCGAGCAAGAACGCCGCGATGCCTACCCCGCCTGGCTCCACACCTACAATCACCACCGCGGACACACCGCACTCGCAGGCAAGCCACCCGCCAGCCGCATCCCCAACCTCACGGGTCAGAACACCTAG
- a CDS encoding ATP-binding protein, producing the protein MRHLNTPSLAIARQSLRDTMTRVGWEPSTIFDAQLALVELLVNAWRHGGTPAPIIQIISIDHTLRVSVADESPIPPSPGTPDLFAEAGRGLQLVSGLTHRWGVDAQERGKSVWFELQKDAA; encoded by the coding sequence ATGCGTCACCTCAACACGCCCTCGCTCGCCATCGCCCGTCAGTCCCTCCGCGACACCATGACCCGTGTCGGGTGGGAGCCCTCCACGATCTTCGACGCGCAGCTCGCGCTGGTCGAACTCCTCGTGAACGCCTGGCGGCACGGGGGGACGCCCGCGCCGATCATCCAGATCATCTCGATCGACCACACCCTCCGTGTGTCCGTGGCGGACGAGAGCCCGATCCCGCCCTCGCCCGGGACGCCGGATCTCTTCGCGGAGGCGGGGCGGGGGCTCCAGCTTGTCTCCGGGCTCACGCACCGGTGGGGTGTCGACGCCCAGGAGCGCGGCAAGTCCGTGTGGTTCGAGCTGCAGAAGGACGCCGCCTGA